Proteins encoded within one genomic window of Streptomyces taklimakanensis:
- a CDS encoding iron-containing redox enzyme family protein, whose amino-acid sequence MSAPTVAAPLPPDRSDSAVAEASRTVYGRVVDPEAALPGGRFPAEIRAELDGCQDTEGDLDRLRRRAASWSAGEALRFRELLGPLDAETRAVLVRRTALACAPLALMSGAWLQWLSAPGNGDDPAVLRILALYASDLGVGNPRASRGDAYLPVLRHLGVSENAVPAGRLAADQRIDDGHFRLPALLLAMSRRPDDFTPEILGADLCLRSVGLLPALTLVRAEEPTVTHWDVVDPATPRGEAPGGVELALAAVEDLVARDGEDARARSVTGFRWALTALKEWTGRLHTELVAACDPVFEMAELMRRRAREGSVYHHAFPLEGRPLADWLRESQTDPRPMLAALSRSRLVRPGRPDRSRLVNGLVEENGRMFRVFSPEDLDVVRRWIGSLPGPAVGTPEAGAALSPARPLGLRTWRAEDDGRPPATVREAYHLLLNRTDTPAVRAYAREYVHGWLGRSRHGMDACESSLPARWTTRGLRPWLVDMHDRHNEAFEQGAEQELPSREALVDSTVQLAPLTLIDGAWIQGFTDYEHASSEIGHSLFDTYWDELGNGEARLNHPLIYREVLQEMGVDVPPTASRAFAEWEGFRDASFDLPVYWLSIGRFPQTFMPEVLGLNLAMELSGVGGTYRKARLALKKYGFSTRFVDIHNTVDNVATGHSAWAADAIDTYLSSITASQGAGALDSAWERVRTGYRSLNPPSGFRARQAARRAARSAAKTR is encoded by the coding sequence GTGTCAGCGCCCACAGTGGCCGCACCACTCCCCCCCGACCGCTCGGATTCCGCCGTCGCCGAAGCGTCCCGCACCGTCTACGGAAGGGTCGTCGACCCCGAGGCGGCTCTGCCCGGAGGCCGCTTCCCGGCCGAGATACGTGCCGAGCTGGACGGCTGCCAGGACACGGAAGGCGACCTGGACCGGCTGCGCCGGCGGGCGGCCTCCTGGTCGGCGGGGGAAGCCCTGCGGTTCCGGGAACTCCTCGGCCCGCTGGACGCCGAAACGCGGGCCGTCCTGGTACGGCGTACCGCCCTGGCCTGCGCGCCGCTCGCCCTGATGTCCGGCGCCTGGTTGCAGTGGTTGAGCGCTCCGGGCAACGGGGACGACCCCGCGGTCCTGCGCATCCTCGCGCTGTACGCCTCGGACCTGGGCGTCGGCAACCCGCGCGCCTCGCGCGGGGACGCCTACCTGCCGGTGCTGCGGCACCTCGGCGTCTCCGAGAACGCCGTACCCGCCGGCCGGCTCGCGGCCGACCAGCGGATCGACGACGGGCACTTCCGGCTGCCCGCCCTGCTGCTCGCCATGAGCAGGCGTCCCGACGACTTCACGCCGGAGATCCTCGGCGCGGACCTGTGCCTGCGCTCCGTCGGTCTGCTGCCCGCCCTCACGCTGGTGCGGGCCGAGGAACCGACCGTCACGCACTGGGACGTCGTCGACCCCGCCACGCCCCGCGGCGAAGCGCCCGGCGGTGTGGAGCTCGCCCTCGCCGCCGTCGAGGACCTGGTGGCGCGGGACGGGGAGGACGCCCGTGCGCGGAGCGTCACCGGCTTCCGCTGGGCCCTCACGGCGCTGAAGGAGTGGACCGGGCGGCTGCACACGGAACTCGTCGCCGCCTGCGACCCGGTCTTCGAAATGGCCGAGCTGATGAGGCGGCGGGCCCGTGAGGGTTCGGTGTACCACCACGCCTTCCCCCTGGAGGGTCGGCCGCTGGCCGACTGGCTCAGGGAGAGCCAGACCGATCCCCGACCGATGCTGGCGGCGCTGTCCCGCAGTCGCCTGGTGCGGCCGGGCCGGCCGGACCGGAGCCGGCTGGTGAACGGGCTGGTGGAGGAGAACGGCCGGATGTTCCGGGTGTTCTCGCCCGAGGACCTGGACGTGGTGCGCCGCTGGATCGGCTCACTGCCCGGTCCGGCGGTCGGTACGCCGGAGGCCGGCGCCGCCCTCTCCCCCGCGCGGCCCCTCGGGCTGCGCACCTGGCGGGCCGAGGACGACGGCCGGCCGCCGGCGACCGTCCGGGAGGCCTACCACCTGCTCCTCAACCGCACGGACACCCCGGCGGTGCGCGCCTACGCACGCGAGTACGTGCACGGTTGGCTGGGGAGGTCACGCCACGGGATGGACGCGTGCGAGAGCTCGCTCCCCGCGCGGTGGACCACACGCGGGCTGCGCCCCTGGCTGGTCGACATGCACGACCGGCACAACGAGGCGTTCGAACAGGGCGCGGAGCAGGAGCTGCCGAGCCGGGAGGCGCTCGTCGACTCCACGGTGCAGCTCGCTCCCCTCACCCTGATCGACGGTGCCTGGATCCAGGGGTTCACCGACTACGAGCACGCGTCGTCGGAGATCGGCCACTCCCTGTTCGATACCTACTGGGACGAGCTGGGCAACGGCGAGGCGCGTCTGAACCACCCCCTCATCTACCGCGAGGTGCTCCAGGAGATGGGGGTGGACGTCCCGCCCACCGCCTCCCGCGCCTTCGCCGAGTGGGAGGGCTTCCGGGACGCCTCCTTCGACCTGCCGGTGTACTGGCTGAGCATCGGCCGGTTCCCGCAGACCTTCATGCCCGAGGTGCTCGGCCTGAACCTGGCGATGGAGCTGTCCGGGGTCGGCGGCACGTACCGCAAGGCGCGGCTGGCACTGAAGAAGTACGGGTTCAGCACCCGCTTCGTCGACATCCACAACACCGTGGACAACGTCGCGACGGGCCACTCGGCGTGGGCCGCCGACGCCATCGACACGTACCTGTCGTCGATCACGGCGTCCCAGGGCGCCGGCGCCCTCGACTCCGCGTGGGAACGCGTCCGCACGGGTTACCGCTCGCTCAACCCGCCGTCGGGCTTCCGGGCCCGCCAGGCCGCGCGCCGAGCCGCACGCAGTGCGGCGAAGACCCGCTGA